From Nicotiana tabacum cultivar K326 chromosome 15, ASM71507v2, whole genome shotgun sequence, the proteins below share one genomic window:
- the LOC107768183 gene encoding uncharacterized protein LOC107768183 — protein MHNKQLKTPSKSHSNMTTQKKINAVDHLERQLEDKVVFVTGASVGLGREFCLDLARSGCKVVAAARRTDRLKSLCDEINAMASSNVEVVRAVAVVLNVTADGPLIKASVQKAWDAFGHIDVLINNAGVRGEIKSAVDISEEEWHNTLRTNLTGSWLVSKYVGKHMQAAKRGGSIINISSIAGLNRISVRGGIAYSSSKAAMDSMTKVIALELGEHNIRVNAIAPGIFKSEITEKLLQKDWLKNVATRSVPLKTFGTTNPALTSLVRYLVHDSSNYISGNIFIVDSGYTLPGIPIFSSL, from the exons ATGCATAATAAACAACTAAAAACTCCTAGCAAGTCCCATAGCAATATGACAACTCAAAAGAAGATCAATGCGGTGGACCATTTGGAGCGGCAATTGGAAGACAAAGTGGTTTTTGTCACCGGAGCATCGGTGGGGCTCGGCCGCGAATTCTGCCTTGACCTAGCTAGGTCAGGCTGTAAAGTCGTGGCAGCCGCTCGTCGCACCGATCGGTTGAAGTCCCTTTGTGATGAGATTAATGCAATGGCTAGTTCAAATGTTGAAGTTGTTAGAGCTGTAGCTGTTGTACTTAATGTTACTGCTGATGGTCCACTCATTAAAGCATCGGTACAGAAAGCTTGGGATGCTTTTGGCCACATTGATGTGCTCATTAATAATGCTGGTGTTAGAG GTGAAATAAAATCAGCAGTGGATATTTCTGAGGAAGAGTGGCATAACACTTTAAGGACAAATTTGACAGGATCTTGGCTAGTTTCCAAATATGTTGGAAAACACATGCAAGCTGCAAAACGAGGAGGCTCTATTATTAATATTTCATCTATTGCTGGTTTAAATAGAATATCAGTACGAGGGGGTATTGCCTATTCTTCCTCCAAGGCTGCCATGGATAGCATGACCAAG GTAATTGCATTGGAATTGGGAGAACATAACATAAGAGTGAATGCAATAGCTCCAGGAATTTTCAAATCGGAGATTACTGAGAAATTATTGCAAAAAGATTGGCTAAAAAATGTAGCAACAAGAAGTGTTCCACTGAAAACTTTTGGAACCACAAATCCTGCTTTAACTTCACTTGTGAGATACTTGGTCCATGACTCTTCCAATTACATATCTGGCAACATATTTATTGTTGATTCTGGTTATACCCTTCCTGGTATCCCTATCTTTTCTTCTCTGTAA